CGCCGGGCCACAGCCGCTTGCCGAGAGAATAGGCACCGAGGCCGAGGGCTACGGCGCCGGTGGCGGGCAACAGACGCGGAAAGCGACTCGTGATCACGAGCACCGGGAACGGCTGCGCGCGCAGACGTTCCAGACCGCCCTCCCGCATGCTGTGGATCACCGTGTCGCGATAGATCGGTGCGTGGGGGGTGGGCCGCTCGCCCCGGAGCAACCGCCGCCACTCGAAGTTCTTGGTCACGTGGCGCCGCCGCGCGAGCCAGAACCGATGCGTCGTTTCTTGTCGCTCACTCAGCAAGATGACGGCGACGCACGCGCCCGCGCTGCACGCCGCGATCACCGCCGTGCGTGGCAGCAGCCGCTCCGCCCAGCGGTTCATGAGCCCGAGTTGGTAGAACGCGCGATTGCCGCCCCCCGCGAAGACGATGCCGAGATCACGGCTCACCGCGCCTCCATAGCATGGCGCGGTGTTTCCGCGGCGGACCAACAAACCCTGGAACCTCTGGATTTGGGTGTTGCCTCGCCGCGGAAACGCCCCTCAGCGGATCTCCGTGGGGCAGCCGGCGGCGACCTGCACTTGAACCACGTCGCCGCTCTTCAGTTCGTCACACGCGGGGCCGACGATGTCGATGGTGGTGTCGTCCGTCCACACCCAGCCATCCACGTCGCTCTGGGGCACGACCTTGGTGTCGAAGTACACGTTCACGAGATCGGGATCCGGTGGAGCCTCTCCCAGCTCCACGGTGCAGCTGACGGCGATCTTCACGCCGATCGCCTTGAGCGTCTGCGTGAGATTGTCGGAGTCCGTCACCGGGTAGTACTTGGGGCTCGTGGGACGATCCGTGAGGCCGGCAACGGCGAGGGCATCGAGCACGGAGGCGTAGGGTGTGCTGCCCGGCATCCCCACGACGTAGGTCTTGATGCCGGCGTTGGCGAGCACCGTGACCGCCGCCACGGCAGCGAGACCGTCCAGGCAGTTGAGGCCGGCGCCTTGGATGAAGCTCTCGTCACAGCAGTTGAACGACGGCGTGCACGCCACGCCGCCGATGGACGCGCCCTCGATGTTGGGGATGCACGCGTCCGCGGTGCAGCTGGTGACCAGGTTGCAGTTCGGCCCGCCATCGGTTGCGAGCACCACGTTGGTGTCTCCGGGTAGGGCGGTGAGCGTAGGGGTGAGCGCCTTGATCGTGTCGGTCGTGGGTGTGCCGCCCTTCGGTGCGAAGGACGCCAAGGTCGCCAGCAACGCCGTGAGCACGGGGCCATCCTTGCCCTGCTGCAGGTAGCTCGGGGGATCCCCCTGCTGAGTGGGGAACACCTGCTTGCCCACGCCGCAACCGTTGCCGCTGTCGGTGCCCGGAAACAACGCCGCGCCGACGTTCACTCGGTGGCCGATGGCGCGCATCACGCTGCCCAGTGCGATGCGCGCGTTCTCGTACTTGTCGTACGCGCTTCCCGGGAGCTTTTCCGCCATGCTGCCGGAGCGATCCAGGATGAAGTACAGGTTCGGCCGCTCGATGATCACGGGGACGATGGTGTTGCCGCATAGCGGAGGACCGTCGCCGCTCGCGTCGATGGTGGGCAGAGTGCCACCGGTGCCGGAGTCGGGCTCGACGGCTTGAAAGGGCGGCGGCCGGCGCTGGGAGCTACACGCTGCCGCGATGGCGATGGCGACGGCGAGGGCGGCCCAACGACGCATGACCCGGGAAGCTTAGCAGGCGCGGACCGCGGGCGCGGGCGCGGGTATACTGCAGCAATGCCTCGACAGCTCTGGGTGGCGCTGGTCGCCGTTTGCAGCATTGGCTGTGGTTCGTCGGACGACCCGGCGGGGACTGGAGGTGCTGGTGGCAGCGCGGGCGCGTCGGGCAGTGGCGCTGGGGGCAGCGCTGGTGCGTCCGGGAGCGGCGGAGGCAGCGCAGGTATGGCGGGCAGCAGTGGAGCTGCGGGCGGGACCTCGACGGGCGGGAGCGCGGGAGCCGCCGGAGCCGCGGGGGCACCCAATGGGAGCATGCAGTTCGTGGGCGACTTCGAGACCGGTGATCTCTCGGTGTGGTCCTTCTCCGGCAACGACACCACCCACGTCATCGACTCGCCGGTGCGCAGCGGGAGCTACGCGGCCCAAATGCTCGTGAGTCCGAGCGACGCGGTTCCGTATCGCTCCGAGCTCACTGCCAAGAGCGACAAGGGCACCTTCTACGATGGCAAAGAGTACTGGATCGGTGTGAGCTTCCAGATCGTGGACTGGGGCGCCGATCTACCGTCCTGGGCGACGCTGTTCCAGACCCACGCCACGCCGCACCCGCTCCCTGGCGGCGGGGGGGCCGACTGGACCTGCAACGCCGGCAAGAACTCCATAACCGTGACGACGAGCGGCGATCAGATGGCGCTGAACGTGGTGGTGGATCCCGATCAAAGTCAGCTGCCGGGCACCGCGGCGATCGCCACCAAGGTCTGGTCCGAGCCATTCAAGGTGGGCGTTTGGTACGACTGGGTGTTCCACTACCGGCCTTCCACGCAGGCGGATGGGATCGTGGAGGCATGGCGGAACGGCGAGAAGATCTACTCGCACACGGGCGCCAACAGATTCGTGTTGGACAACTGCAACCTTCCGGCCACCCCCCAGACCTACATGAAGGTCGGCATCTACCGAGACAAGGCCAACACTTCCACGCAGATCCTGGACTACGACGAAGTGCGTATCTTTGCCGGCAGCAACGGCTACTCCGCCGTCGCGCCGAAATAGCGTCAGCGGTCGCCGCTGGTCAGCGGGGTGTGCCCGCCGCCGTGTCCTTGCCCGCCGCCCTTGGGGGAGACGCCGCCGCGGCTCGCGGCGCGACCGTGGTGTCCGCCCTCCGTGACCTCGATGTCACCGGCCTCGAGCAGCTTCTTCACGGCGGGGTGCTCCAACGCGTCGTCGCGAATGTCGGCGCGCCGAGTGGGGCCCAGGAACAACGTCTTGCCTCCGGGCAGATGGATCCGAAGCGGACGACGTGTCTTGTTGATGATGGCCTTCATGATGGGGAATCACTGCCACATGCGGGCTCGCGGCGCGAGAGCATCGATGCCCGATGACGGGGTTTGTCGACGCCCACATGGACGCTACGGTGCGTGGCCATGGCTCGATGGGTTCGCGGGGCCGCCATGGCGGCATTGGTATGGGCTTTTGGGGGATGTGGCGGCGGAGCTCTGGAGCCGGCGGCCCCGACATCCGGAGCGCCACCTCGGAGCACCCCTCCGCCGGCCATGACGTCGGCTCCCACGCCTGCGTCGGCCAAGGCGCCGGCAAGGCTGGTGCGCGACCGGGTGGTCCGGCCGCTGGCGGCGGATCGAGTGAAGACGCGCTACGACGTGAAGTACACCGAGAAGACCGTCGTGCTCGACGCCGCCGCGGCGAGCGCGCTCCGAGGCACAGACGCGAAGAATCACGTCTATCGTTTCGATCGCGCCGGCTTGGGGGACGTGGCGTCGACGCTGGCGCCGGGCAAGGTACTGCTGATCCCCGGCAAGGCGTTGCGCACCGTGGACGAGGTGCGCGAAGAAGGCGAGCAGCTGGTGGTGAAGACCTCGTATGCCTCCTTGGCCGATGCCATCGACAGCGGTCACCTCGGCTGGGACGCGCATCTGAGCTTCGACCGAGCGCACGCTCTCACCTTCCGCGATGGGGCCGGAGGCGAGCACCGTGTCTTGCTGCGTGATGCCAAGCAAATGCTCGCAGCACCCGCGGATCCCGGATTGGTACCGGATGGACCCATCCCATGGTCGTTCGAGGTTGGGCCCATGACCTACGAGTTCGCTGTCGAACCCAAGGACGGAGAGGTCAGCATCGCGATCAAAGCCATCAAGAAGCAAGGGCCCAAGGCCAAGCTCGCCTACACGGCGAAGGGCACCTTCCGCAACGTCTACGTCAAGGCGGAAGGCACCTTCGAGGGTAGCAAGGTCAAGAGCCTGACCTACGACCAACCAGAGCTGCAGGGGGACGTGACCTTGAGCATCGCCGCGGCGGGAGCGGGCCTCGGCAAGATCGAGTTTCCGTTCCCCAGTGCCATGTTCGACTTCGTCGTGATGGTGGGACCGGTGCCGATCACCATCAAGGTGGGTGCCAAGCTGATCGGCAACATCACCGTTCCGGCGAAGGCGTCCGCGACGGCCAAGGCCAACTTCCGGTTCAGCTCCAGCTCCGGGTTTCAATACACCGGCTCGGACGTGGACGTGAAGGGCAACATCGGCAACCTGGAGTTCAAGCCGGACCCGTTCGACTCCGCCGCCATGATCGGCATACCGGTGGACGCGCAGTGGGGCGTGGCGTTTCCGCGCATCTCCGTGAGCGTCTTCGATTCTCTGTTCGTGCCGTACATACACACGGGTGTAGTCGTCGGCTCCGCGCTCAAGTGGGGGCCGATCTGCAAGTATGGCTACGTGAAGTACGTGAGCGAGGTCGGCTATGACTTCAAGATCTTCGGCGTCACGCTGAAGAAGGACAAAGTGAAGATTGCCGAACGCGAAGAACGCGCGCCGAAGGGCGGTTGCCCGAAGAAGAAATAGTCCCCGCAAGGTTGACAGCGCCCCGTGCGAGCTGGTTCGGTGGAGAGTCGATGCGACATCTGACACCCATCATCATCCTGCTCGTCGTGGGCTTGCTCGCGTGCAAGGGCGTGAAGGAGAAGCTCACCGGCGGTTCCGCGCCGAGCGCGTCGGCCGGCGTCGCTCTCGCACCCTCCAGCTCCGCGCCCGTGGCGGGTGGCGAAGATGCAGTTCCGGCGCCGGAATCTCCCCAACCGCGCCCGCTGAAAGTCGGCCAGTTCGTTCGCTACAAGGTCACGGAAAATGGTGACGAGCGGGAGTTCTCCTACTCCGTCATTGGTGCCGAGGGGGACGCTCACTGGATCCAGGTGATCACGGAGAAGAGCGGCCGCCGCGTGGTGATGCAGCTGCTGCTGGCGATTGGCGATCGCACCGATCCGAAGAGCGCGAAGCTCCGCGGTCTGAAGATGAAGGCACCGGGCCTCGGCGTGCGTGAGTTCCGCGGCGCGAGCCTGGCCGCGATGAGGAAGCAGGTGGACCTGGGAATGAGCGAGCTCACGGTCCCGGGGCTCACCGGGCTGAAGCAGGAGGACGTGACGGTACCCGCGGGCACTTTCAAGAGCTGCTACACGCGGGACACCACCACCACGTTCCTGGGCATCACCGCGAAGCAGCGCCAGTGGATCCACACGCGCGTGCCCATTCTCGCGTTGGTGAAGAGCAAGGCGCTGGACAAGAACTACCAGATCGAGCTCGAGGAATACGGCGAGACCGGCGCCAAGGACGAGCTCGGTTAGACGAGCATCGTGCCCTTCACCGACCTCTCACGCATGCTGGTCCTCTCCGATCAGTGCGGCACGGTTGCACCTTGCTGTAGTGGGAGCCGCGCTGGAGCCTTCTGATGCACCGTTCTCAGCGAGCGTTGGGCGAGTCCTGCGCATTTGAGCATTCCGGCGGTTGTCCCACGCGGCGCGCGGGGGCAAGAAGCTTCCATGGACCGAACAGGCAGATGCTTGTGTGGTGGCGTCGTCTTCACGGCGAAAGGGATGACGGGCAAGGGCAGTGCGTGCCACTGCGACATGTGCCGCCGCTGGGGGAGCGGGCCTTGGATTGGCGCGTCCGCCCAGGCGCTCGAATACGAGCAGCAGCAAACCCTCGGCACCATCCAGTCCTCTGCCTGGGCAGAGCGCGCCTTCTGCAAGAAGTGCGGCTCGAGTCTCTTCTATCGAGTGACGGCCGAGGGCAAGTACCAGGGCCTGACTTCGGTGGCCGTCGGCGCGCTGGACGACCAGACCGGAATCACCATCACGCGAGAGACGTTCATCGACAAGAAGCCCGAGTGCTATGCCCTCGAAGGCGACCGGGAGCGCGTTACCGAGGCGCAGGTCTTCGCCATGTTTGGCGGCGGGTGACGAACCTCGTGCCTATCGAGATCAGCTTGCCGAGCGCATGAAGCGAGTTGCCGTTCCGGGCTGACGGTGGTTCCGCGGCGGACCAACAATCAACCGTCAGCAGGGTTTTGTCGGTGCGGCGCGAGCACGGCTCTTTCGATCATTAGCGGGGATCCAGACTGCGCGTTATCGTCCCGCCGATGACCCGCGACAGAGTGATCGAGATCGCCGTGGCGCTGTGTGCGCTGGTGGCGGGCTTGGTGCTGCTGGCGGGGATCACGGACGTGCATCGGCGTGCGGCGCCGAGCCTGGTGACGGTGCCGCCGCCGCCGGCTTCGGTAGAGCGGGACAGCGCGCTGACGGTAGCGGTGACGCACGCGGGGGGCGCGGTGAGCGGCGCGGAGGTGCGCGTGTTCTGGGAGCGGGGCGGGCGCTACTACCTCGCGGGGCAAGGGCGCACGGGGAGCGACGGACGCGTGCACATTGGCGAGCTGCCGCGGGGCGTGGTGTGGGTGCTGGCGGAAGCGCCCGGGCTCGCGCGCACCTCCACGCAGCTCGCGCTGGACGGCAGTGAGCGCACGGCGGAAGTGACGCTGCTCGCAGCTTCCGCGTTGGCGGTGACGGTGACGGACGAAGAAGGCACGCCGCTGAACCACGCTACGGTGCTGGTCACGGCGGCGGATCCGTTGCCTTTCGGCGCGCTCACGTCGGCGGAGGGCATTGCGCGCTTCCTGCGCGTGGGGCCATCGCCCTGGACGGTGAAGGCATCGGCGCGGGGTTACGAGTCCGTCACGCGCTCGGGGGTGACGGGAGACACGACGCTGGCGCTCCGACGTTTGGGCTCGCTCACGGTGCGCGTGGAGCTGCCGAGCGGCAAGCCCGCGGTGGGCGCCACGGTGGTGATCGCGGGCTCCGGGCTTTGGCCCGCGCGGCGCACGGAGACGGACGTCAGCGGAGATGCGCGCGTTTCCGGGCTGGTAGCGGGCAACTACGACGTGAAGGCGTCCCTCGGGAACCTGGTGAGCGACACGGTGTTCGGCATCGCGCTGGAGCGGGGCGACGACACTTCCATCACCGTACAGCTGATGGCCGGGCGCACCGTGGTGGCGCTGGTGACGGACGGCGAGGAGGACGACGCGCAAGGCGTGGCGGACGCGGACGTGGTGCTGGTGGAGGGCGGGGTGAGCTCCTTCCCCTTGCGCGGGCGTACGGGATCGGACGGACGCGTGGAGCTCGGGCCCATCGGTCCGGGGCCGGCGACCTTGTCGGCGAGCGCCGAGGGCTTCGTGGCGGCATCGCCGGTTCTCGTACCGGAGCCGCTGGAAAATCCAGTGCGCATCCCGCTCTTGAAGGGCGCCACGCTGGAAGGCGAGGTGGTCGATACCAAGGACCGCCCGGTGGACGGCGCCACGGTGGAGGTGATCGGGACGGACATGCACGGCCTGCCCATCGCCGAGACCCCGATGACGGCGGCGCTCCGCCGCGCGCACTTCGACTGGGCGCTGCCGGGGCCGCAGCCGCTGATCCCGGCGGGGGAGCTGGGCGTGATGCCGGGTCCCATCCCGCCGATCCCGCAGGCTTGGGACAGCACCGGTGGCGTCGACGATTGGGCGCTCGCGCCGGGGCCGTCACCCTTCGAGCTGTCGGACAACGTGGAGCAGTGGGTGACGCTGCTCGACGGAACCTTCAAGGCGAGCCCGGTCACGCCGGGGCGCGTACGCGCGCTGGTGCGCCACCCTGCCTACGTGGAAGGCGTGAGCGAGCTGGTGACGTTGGCCCCCGGTGGTAGCGCCAAGGTGAAGGTGGTGCTGCTCTCCGGCGGCACGCTGGAGGGCAAGGTGGTGGACGCCTCCGGGCGCGCGGTGTCCGGCGCGCGGGTGGATCTCACGGCGGTGCAGGGCACGCTGGAGCGCACCACCATCACCGCGGGCGACGGCAGCTTCGCCTTCGCGGCGGTGCCGGAGCAGGTGATCCTGGGAGTGGCCCGGCCGGACGACTTGAGCCGCATCGTGGTGCGCAAGACGGTGGACGTGACCGAGGGGGAGCGCTCCACGGTGGAGATCGAGCTGCCCGAGAAGCGCGACGCCCTGCGCATCGTGATCCGCGACGAAGACGGCCAGCCGCTGGATGCGGCGCAGGTGACGGTCACGTCCTTGGAGTCCGGCTCGCCGCTGCGGCAAACCGCGTTCACCACGGACAACGGCGTGGTGAGCATCGACGACGCGCGCGGCATGCAGCTCGCGATCACGGTGGAGGTGCCGGGCTTTGCGCGGACCACGCGGCAGGTGCAAAACGCGCCGGAAGAGATCGTGATCGAGCTGTCCCGCGGCGTGATGGTCGCGGGTCGCGTGACGTCGGTGCATGGACGCCAGTACCTGGAGGGCGCCATGGTGACCGTGGTGAGCGAAGGGCGGCGCCTGGTGGGGCGCACCGACGCCGAGGGCCGCTATCGCATCAAGGACGTGTCCCCGGGAGCGGTTCACGTGGTGGTGAGCCACCCGGAGCTCGCGACGGCGGAGCTGGACGCGACCGTGGAGCGCACCGGGCGGGCGGATCGCGCCTTCGAGCTGCCCGACGTGGACCTCACCGAAGCCGCCACCGTGGAGGGCGAGGTGGTGGACGCCAAGGGCAATCCCGTGAGCGGTGCGCGCGTGGGGGTCGGCATGGTGCCGGCGTACCTGCCGACGGGCGCATTGCCGGCGGGCATGGTGGTGACGGACATCAAGGGGCACTTCAGCTTGAGCGGAGTGTCGCCCGGCAAGGTGACGCTCTCGGCCTACGCACCGGACGTGGGCCGCGGCAGCGCCAGCGCGGAGGTGAGCGCGGGCCGCCCCACGACGGGCGTGCGCATTCGGCTGTCCGAGCGCGAGCCGGACGACGACCCGACGGTGGGCGGCAGCATCGCGATCACCCTCGGCGAGCGGGGCAGCGGCGACGACGTGGAAGTGGTCGTCGTGCAGGTCGCCGCCGGCAGTGAAGCCGAGCGCGCGGGGCTCCGCCCGGGCGACGTGATCTACGCCGTGGATGGCGTGGACGTCACCGGCATGCGCGACGCCCGCGCGCGTCTCTCCGGGCGACCGGGCTCCGACGTCGTGATCGAGCTTTCGCGCGGCGCCGTCCGTGTCACCCGCGAGCAAGTGCGGCGTTGACCCGATCGCGTGGATCGGGGTTTGCGATCGATGCGATCGGATCAGCCTCGGATCGATGGGGGGTTGTCGGGATTTTTCCGATGGCCCATCCGTTGCATCCGACAATCGCATGACGCTCGTTCGTTTGTTCGTGTTGCTGACCCTACTCGGCGTGGCCGCGTGCTCCGACTCCGGAGCGGACGAAGCAGCTCCTGGTAGCGGCGCCGCGGGGGGCGACGGCGGCGCGACGTCCGGCGGCGGATCGGGAGGGGCGTCGGGCTCCACGGCGAGCGGTGGAAACGCCGGCACGTCGTCCGGTGGCGCCGCCGGCAGCGGAAACAGCGGCGGCACGAGCCTGCTGGACGGAAACACGCTGACCCTCACGGGCGGCGACTTTGGACAGAAGAGCCCTCCCGGGCCCGTCGTGTTCGATCGCTTCGAGCAAGGGACGGCGGGCGCGACGATCGCCAAGTGCGAGATCGGCCCCAGCTGGCAAATCGACGGCGGCAATGTCAGCTACGACGCGACGCACGCGTTCAGCGGCACGCAGGCAGCGCTCGTCGATTGGACCGACGACACGACCTGGAGCAACTTCGCGTACGTCGGCAATCTGGACGCGACCGAGATCTACTACTCCTACCGTTTCTACAAGGAAGTGTACGGCGGCACCGACGTGGGCTGGAACTTCAAGCACGGAGCGATCTCGTCCAGCGATGTCGACGTGTACCACGGTACCTTGGAATACGTGAGCGTCGAGCTGGGCTCGGCCAAGGAGAAGCAGTCCTACACCATCGCCGGTGCCGGCGCCCAAGGCGACGCCGATCACACCTTCTACGCGGCGGACTCGGTGGCGTACTTTCCCGACGACGGTTGGCATCGCCTCGAGCACTACGTGAAGCTCTCCACGCCGGGCGGGACGGCGAACGGCAAGCGCTACTTCAAGGTCGACGGGAACGGAAACTTCACGTTCTCGGCGGTGCCGAATGGACACTACGCTTCGCCCTCCGGCGCGATTCCGCACACCGAATACGACGGCGACGACATCGTGACGCGCCCCGCGGGGGTCGACCTGACGCTCGAGAACGTTCTGTTGCCGTTCTACCTGCGGCCCGGATACTCCGCGCGTGGCTGGGTGGACGAAGTCTACATCGATCGCACGCAGGCGCGCGTCGAGCTTGGCGACGACGCCGACTGGTACAAGTGCACCCAGCGCTTTCCGCAACCCGCCACGAGCTGGTCTCCGAGCTCCATCGAAATCACGGTCAACGGCGGAACGTTCAGCGTTGGCGAAGCGGTGTACGCCTTCGTGGTCCGAGCCGACGGAACCATCGTCTCCCTGGGCCAAGTGGGGACCTGGGGCTCGTAGCGTTCGCAGGCGGGCGTTTTCCGCGGCGCACCAACATCCAGCTGCCCGAGGTGCATGAGCTTGTCGCCGCGGCGCGGAAACTCGAGGTCGCGCTTGTGCGTCGCGCGCCCGGCTCCTATCGTCGGCCAAGGTCACCCATGCCTTCGACCTCCCTCACCGCGCGCGTGCTCTGGATCGCCGCGGTCCTGGTCAGCGCCAAGGTGGCGAACGCCGAGCCGCCGAACGAGGCCGCGCCGGACCAGCCCCGGCAGCACGATGGCACCTATCTGCGTGTCGCCGGGGGCGGCGGCGTGCTCGGCATCGGCA
The window above is part of the Polyangiaceae bacterium genome. Proteins encoded here:
- a CDS encoding patatin-like phospholipase family protein; this translates as MSRDLGIVFAGGGNRAFYQLGLMNRWAERLLPRTAVIAACSAGACVAVILLSERQETTHRFWLARRRHVTKNFEWRRLLRGERPTPHAPIYRDTVIHSMREGGLERLRAQPFPVLVITSRFPRLLPATGAVALGLGAYSLGKRLWPGEIHPRLPRRLGFSPAIFDARKCQTPEEVADLIIASSATPPFTPIGRFASEALLDGGLVDSAPAFVAESEPTVRRSVVLLTRPYPAEATGAQGKRLYVAPTEPVPVERWDYTRPELVRATIEMGERESVTHEAMLEQWLLHDRG
- a CDS encoding carboxypeptidase regulatory-like domain-containing protein, producing MTRDRVIEIAVALCALVAGLVLLAGITDVHRRAAPSLVTVPPPPASVERDSALTVAVTHAGGAVSGAEVRVFWERGGRYYLAGQGRTGSDGRVHIGELPRGVVWVLAEAPGLARTSTQLALDGSERTAEVTLLAASALAVTVTDEEGTPLNHATVLVTAADPLPFGALTSAEGIARFLRVGPSPWTVKASARGYESVTRSGVTGDTTLALRRLGSLTVRVELPSGKPAVGATVVIAGSGLWPARRTETDVSGDARVSGLVAGNYDVKASLGNLVSDTVFGIALERGDDTSITVQLMAGRTVVALVTDGEEDDAQGVADADVVLVEGGVSSFPLRGRTGSDGRVELGPIGPGPATLSASAEGFVAASPVLVPEPLENPVRIPLLKGATLEGEVVDTKDRPVDGATVEVIGTDMHGLPIAETPMTAALRRAHFDWALPGPQPLIPAGELGVMPGPIPPIPQAWDSTGGVDDWALAPGPSPFELSDNVEQWVTLLDGTFKASPVTPGRVRALVRHPAYVEGVSELVTLAPGGSAKVKVVLLSGGTLEGKVVDASGRAVSGARVDLTAVQGTLERTTITAGDGSFAFAAVPEQVILGVARPDDLSRIVVRKTVDVTEGERSTVEIELPEKRDALRIVIRDEDGQPLDAAQVTVTSLESGSPLRQTAFTTDNGVVSIDDARGMQLAITVEVPGFARTTRQVQNAPEEIVIELSRGVMVAGRVTSVHGRQYLEGAMVTVVSEGRRLVGRTDAEGRYRIKDVSPGAVHVVVSHPELATAELDATVERTGRADRAFELPDVDLTEAATVEGEVVDAKGNPVSGARVGVGMVPAYLPTGALPAGMVVTDIKGHFSLSGVSPGKVTLSAYAPDVGRGSASAEVSAGRPTTGVRIRLSEREPDDDPTVGGSIAITLGERGSGDDVEVVVVQVAAGSEAERAGLRPGDVIYAVDGVDVTGMRDARARLSGRPGSDVVIELSRGAVRVTREQVRR
- a CDS encoding GFA family protein: MDRTGRCLCGGVVFTAKGMTGKGSACHCDMCRRWGSGPWIGASAQALEYEQQQTLGTIQSSAWAERAFCKKCGSSLFYRVTAEGKYQGLTSVAVGALDDQTGITITRETFIDKKPECYALEGDRERVTEAQVFAMFGGG
- a CDS encoding VWA domain-containing protein, with the translated sequence MRRWAALAVAIAIAAACSSQRRPPPFQAVEPDSGTGGTLPTIDASGDGPPLCGNTIVPVIIERPNLYFILDRSGSMAEKLPGSAYDKYENARIALGSVMRAIGHRVNVGAALFPGTDSGNGCGVGKQVFPTQQGDPPSYLQQGKDGPVLTALLATLASFAPKGGTPTTDTIKALTPTLTALPGDTNVVLATDGGPNCNLVTSCTADACIPNIEGASIGGVACTPSFNCCDESFIQGAGLNCLDGLAAVAAVTVLANAGIKTYVVGMPGSTPYASVLDALAVAGLTDRPTSPKYYPVTDSDNLTQTLKAIGVKIAVSCTVELGEAPPDPDLVNVYFDTKVVPQSDVDGWVWTDDTTIDIVGPACDELKSGDVVQVQVAAGCPTEIR
- a CDS encoding heparin lyase I family protein, which codes for MPRQLWVALVAVCSIGCGSSDDPAGTGGAGGSAGASGSGAGGSAGASGSGGGSAGMAGSSGAAGGTSTGGSAGAAGAAGAPNGSMQFVGDFETGDLSVWSFSGNDTTHVIDSPVRSGSYAAQMLVSPSDAVPYRSELTAKSDKGTFYDGKEYWIGVSFQIVDWGADLPSWATLFQTHATPHPLPGGGGADWTCNAGKNSITVTTSGDQMALNVVVDPDQSQLPGTAAIATKVWSEPFKVGVWYDWVFHYRPSTQADGIVEAWRNGEKIYSHTGANRFVLDNCNLPATPQTYMKVGIYRDKANTSTQILDYDEVRIFAGSNGYSAVAPK